A genomic region of Oryza glaberrima chromosome 1, OglaRS2, whole genome shotgun sequence contains the following coding sequences:
- the LOC127766426 gene encoding pentatricopeptide repeat-containing protein At4g14850-like gives MRSAGTISQQLTRYAAAQALLPGAHLHANLLKSGLLASFRNHLISFYSKCRRPCCARRMFDEIPDPCHVSWSSLVTAYSNNGLPRSAIQAFHGMRAEGVCCNEFALPVVLKCVPDARLGAQVHAMAMATGFGSDVFVANALVAMYGGFGFMDDARRVFDEAGSERNAVSWNGLMSAYVKNDQCGDAIQVFGEMVWSGIQPTEFGFSCVVNACTGSRNIEAGRQVHGMVVRMGYDKDVFTANALVDMYVKMGRVDIASLIFEKMPDSDVVSWNALISGCVLNGHDHRAIELLLQMKSSGLVPNVFTLSSILKACAGTGAFDLGRQIHGFMIKVNADSDDYIGVGLVDMYAKNHFLDDARKVFDWMFHRDLILCNALISGCSHGGRHDEALSLFYELRKEGLGVNRTTLAAVLKSTASLEAASTTRQVHALAEKIGFIFDAHVVNGLIDSYWKCSCLSDANRVFEECSSGDIIAFTSMITALSQCDHGEGAIKLFMEMLRKGLEPDPFVLSSLLNACASLSAYEQGKQVHAHLIKQQFMSDAFAGNALVYTYAKCGSIEDAELAFSSLPERGVVSWSAMIGGLAQHGHGKRALELFGRMVDEGINPNHITMTSVLCACNHAGLVDEAKRYFNSMKEMFGIDRTEEHYSCMIDLLGRAGKLDDAMELVNSMPFQANASIWGALLGASRVHKDPELGKLAAEKLFILEPEKSGTHVLLANTYASAGMWNEVAKVRKLMKDSNIKKEPAMSWVEVKDKVHTFIVGDKSHPLTKEIYAKLDELGDLMSKAGYVPNVDVDLHDLDRSEKELLLSHHSERLAVAFALLSTPPGAPIRVKKNLRICRDCHVAFKFISKIVSREIIIRDINRFHHFRDGTCSCGDYW, from the coding sequence ATGAGAAGCGCCGGCACCATCAGCCAGCAGCTCACCCGCTACGCCGCGGCGCAGGCGCTGCTCCCGGGGGCGCACCTCCACGCCAACCTCCTCAAGTCCGGCCTCCTCGCCTCGTTCCGCAATCACCTCATCTCCTTCTACTCCAAGTGCCGCCGCCCCTGCTGCGCCCGCAGGATGTTCGACGAAATCCCTGACCCGTGCCACGTCTCCTGGTCATCCCTCGTCACCGCCTACTCCAACAACGGCCTGCCCCGGAGTGCGATCCAGGCATTCCACGGCATGCGCGCGGAGGGTGTATGCTGCAATGAGTTCGCTCTCCCTGTTGTGCTCAAGTGCGTGCCGGACGCCCGGCTCGGTGCGCAGGTGCACGCCATGGCGATGGCTACGGGGTTTGGCAGTGACGTCTTCGTGGCGAACGCGCTTGTGGCCATGTACGGTGGATTTGGCTTCATGGATGATGCGAGGAGGGTGTTCGATGAGGCTGGCAGCGAGAGGAACGCCGTCTCTTGGAATGGCCTGATGTCAGCGTATGTCAAGAATGACCAGTGCGGTGATGCCATCCAGGTGTTTGGTGAGATGGTGTGGAGTGGGATTCAGCCTACTGAATTTGGGTTCTCTTGCGTGGTGAACGCCTGCACGGGTTCCAGGAATATAGAGGCTGGAAGACAAGTGCATGGTATGGTGGTACGGATGGGCTATGACAAGGATGTGTTCACGGCCAATGCATTGGTTGACATGTATGTGAAAATGGGGCGTGTTGATATTGCTTCTCTTATTTTTGAGAAAATGCCTGATTCGGATGTGGTCTCTTGGAATGCTTTAATTTCTGGGTGCGTACTTAATGGTCATGATCACCGTGCGATAGAGTTGTTACTGCAGATGAAGTCTTCAGGACTGGTTCCCAACGTGTTTACGTTGTCTAGCATCCTGAAGGCTTGTGCTGGTACTGGGGCATTTGATTTGGGTCGGCAAATCCACGGGTTCATGATCAAAGTCAATGCAGATTCAGATGATTATATAGGTGTTGGTCTTGTGGATATGTATGCAAAGAACCATTTTTTGGACGATGCAAGGAAGGTGTTTGATTGGATGTTCCATAGGGATTTGATTCTGTGTAATGCACTGATATCAGGTTGTTCTCATGGAGGGCGACATGATGAGGCTTTGTCCCTCTTTTACGAGTTGAGAAAGGAGGGTCTCGGcgttaataggacaacattggCTGCTGTTCTCAAGTCCACAGCAAGCTTGGAGGCAGCCAGCACCACAAGACAGGTTCATGCTCTTGCAGAGAAGATAGGTTTCATATTTGACGCTCATGTTGTCAATGGGCTTATTGATTCATATTGGAAGTGCAGTTGTCTCAGTGATGCAAACAGAGTGTTTGAAGAATGTTCTTCTGGTGACATTATAGCTTTTACATCCATGATCACAGCACTCTCACAGTGTGACCATGGTGAGGGTGCAATAAAGCTGTTCATGGAAATGCTAAGGAAGGGGCTTGAGCCAGATCCTTTCGTGCTAAGTAGCCTACTGAATGCTTGTGCTAGCTTATCAGCTTATGAGCAAGGGAAGCAAGTCCATGCTCATCTGATCAAGCAACAGTTCATGTCAGATGCGTTTGCAGGGAATGCTCTTGTGTACACATATGCTAAGTGTGGTAGCATAGAGGATGCAGAGTTGGCTTTCTCCAGCCTGCCAGAGAGGGGAGTTGTCTCATGGTCTGCAATGATCGGAGGGCTAGCACAGCATGGGCATGGGAAGAGAGCATTGGAATTGTTTGGCAGGATGGTTGATGAAGGCATTAATCCAAACCACATCACCATGACTAGTGTTCTCTGTGCTTGCAACCATGCAGGACTTGTTGATGAGGCCAAGCGGTACTTCAATTCAATGAAAGAGATGTTTGGCATTGACAGGACGGAGGAACATTACTCATGCATGATTGATTTGCTTGGCCGTGCTGGTAAACTAGACGATGCAATGGAGCTTGTTAACAGCATGCCATTCCAAGCAAATGCCTCAATTTGGGGGGCACTACTAGGAGCCTCAAGAGTACACAAAGACCCAGAACTGGGAAAGCTGGCAGCTGAAAAGCTCTTCATCCTAGAGCCCGAGAAATCTGGTACACATGTTCTGCTTGCAAACACTTATGCATCTGCAGGCATGTGGAATGAGGTGGCTAAGGTGCGAAAGCTAATGAAAGACAGTAACATCAAGAAGGAACCTGCCATGAGCTGGGTTGAGGTTAAGGACAAGGTGCATACTTTCATTGTTGGTGACAAGAGCCACCCATTGACAAAAGAGATATACGCAAAGCTAGATGAATTGGGAGATCTAATGAGCAAAGCTGGTTATGTTCCAAATGTAGACGTTGATCTCCATGATTTAGACAGGAGTGAAAAGGAGTTGCTTCTTTCTCATCATAGTGAAAGGCTAGCTGTTGCATTCGCTTTGCTCAGCACTCCACCTGGAGCACCCATTAGAGTCAAGAAAAATCTGCGCATATGCAGAGATTGCCATGTGGCATTTAAGTTCATTTCAAAGATTGTTTCAAGGGAAATTATCATCAGAGACATCAACCGATTCCATCATTTCAGAGATGGGACATGTTCTTGCGGTGATTACTGGTAG
- the LOC127760846 gene encoding salt stress-induced protein-like: protein MSVCRAHMALVKIGQWGGNGGSAQDINVPPCKLTSVTIRSGQAIDAITFSYVGMDGLEHVVGPWGGPGGSPTTFKIGPTERVKEFSGTHGPFGTLADIVTYLKIVTDATTYELGDKSGTPFNVPLQGNATVVGFFGRSGALLDAVGVYIRP, encoded by the exons ATGAGTGTATGCAGAGCACATATGGCGCTGGTGAAGATTGGGCAGTGGGGTGGAAATGGAGGGTCCGCTCAGGACATCAATGTGCCACCCTGCAAACTCACTAGCGTGACTATTCGCAGTGGACAAGCGATTGATGCTATCACCTTCTCCTACGTGGGAATGGATGGACTGGAGCATGTGGTTGGTCCATGGGGTGGTCCTGGCGGAAGCCCTACTACG TTCAAGATTGGCCCTACAGAGCGTGTGAAGGAATTCTCTGGAACCCATGGCCCGTTTGGAACCTTGGCCGACATTGTGACATACCTGAAGATCGTCACCGATGCTACAACGTATGAGCTGGGTGACAAGAGCGGAACACCCTTCAATGTTCCGCTGCAGGGCAACGCTACTGTTGTTGGTTTCTTTGGACGCTCTGGAGCACTCCTTGATGCAGTTGGCGTCTACATCCGCCCATGA